DNA from Helicobacter sp. 11S03491-1:
GGCAATCTCCCTGAAATCCAATATCTCTATGAATATCAAAAAATACCTCGAAAACAAGAAATCAATTCTTTAGCCTTTGAGCATAAAAAGTATCTTTTTGGCAATCTCCTTTCTTACCAAGCTCGCCAAGTTACTACCAATCAAATCTATACCCAACTCAAAAAGCAAATAAAAATTTCAAAAGACAAAATATACCAATATATACACGAATTCCAACAAGATCAAGTCATTTATTTTCTACCTCATATCCAAGATCCCTCCAAACCCAAAAAAATTTATTTTTACGACTTTTCACTTCCATATGCCTTTAGCGCCACCAAATCCTTTCAAAGTATTTTCGAAAATATGATTTTTTTAGAACTCTTATGTAAAAACAAAACTCTCTATTATGACCAAGGATGCGAATTTATCACTCAAGATAACCATGCTTACCTTGCTTTTGCCTTTCCCACCCCGCAGACTATCGAAGAAAAAATAAAGAAAATCCAAACTAAGTATTCAAAAATTACTCTCATCACTATCAACTATCAATCCGGTGGAAAAACGCCCTATTCCCAATGGCAAGCCATTAGTTTTATCAACTTTGCCCTAGATGCCTGAGTCCAACATAGTTCTACTTTTACCGGGAATTACACACAAAGTTACGGCAAAACAACATTGAAATTCAATAATGCAACTATGAACGGGACTATTAAATCCGGGGGTGCTAATCTCCTTAGCAATGATAACTCAACTATTTTGCATGTTATTGGAGATCAATTTAAATTTAACGGGAAATTGGATCTTTCAGCCAGTGCCTATAATAACACTCCAAACTACTCTACAGTAATATTTGACTTGAGCAATCAATCCGTCCTTACTCTTACTTCCGGACTCAACCAAGTTTATGGGACTACGATTTTGAATTTTAGCAAGGATTCTCAGTTGATAGGGGATACCAGTATCACCACGAGTTCTTACCGGTATAGTTCTTTAGAACAGACCTTTAATTTTAAAGATTCTTCTTGGACAGGGAATATCAATGCAACTGCTTGGGGGTTTAACCGCTATAGGAGTGCGACTTATAATTTCTCCGGGAATAGTGCTACAACAGGTTATGCTTATAAAGGGAATGTTACTTACCCTCAAAATCACCTCAATATCA
Protein-coding regions in this window:
- a CDS encoding ATP-binding protein codes for the protein MQDLEENFLEKTQNFSILPRRFGLKRGKIHLYGAPKCGKTSIALDFAKHFKKPIYIDCKDPRVDIDLTKSLLLKIYLEKNIDILILDNYICDFPLPNLENIILITPSKNTNNITLPHDFISKQIHPLNFEEYVSFDKKNLSITTLFNHFLKDGNLPEIQYLYEYQKIPRKQEINSLAFEHKKYLFGNLLSYQARQVTTNQIYTQLKKQIKISKDKIYQYIHEFQQDQVIYFLPHIQDPSKPKKIYFYDFSLPYAFSATKSFQSIFENMIFLELLCKNKTLYYDQGCEFITQDNHAYLAFAFPTPQTIEEKIKKIQTKYSKITLITINYQSGGKTPYSQWQAISFINFALDA